atcacgttgagagagTTGTTGTTATCCtgacaccacacggccaggtctctgacctccaaataggctgtctcatcgttgtcgctgatcaggcctaccacggtGGTGTCATtgccaaacttaatgatggtgttggagtcatgcctggccatgcagtcaaaGGTGAAGagggggtacaggaggggactaggcacgcacccctgaggggccctgtGTTGATGATCTGCGTGGCAGATGTGGCacaagttcaggatccagttgcagagggaggtgtttagtcccagggtccttagcttagtgatgggcTTTGAGGACACTATGCTGTTGAGCGCTGaggtgtagtcaatgaatagcattctcacgtaggtgttccttttttccaggtgggatagggcagtgtggtgtgcaatagagattgcatcatctgttttgcggtatgcaaattggagtgggtctagggtttctggggtaGTAGtgttgttgtgagccatgaccaccctttcaaagcacttcatggctacagacgtcgGTATtcttttaggcaggttaccttagtccctgtgcccaggaacactatggtggtctgcttgaaacatggtattacagactcagccaGGAACATGTTGaaaaatgtcagtgaggacacttGCCCGTTGGTTAGTGCATTCTCAGAGTGCAAgttctggtaatccgtctgaccctgctgccttgtgaatgctgacctgtttcaaggtcttaatcacatcagctacggagagcgtgatcacagtaatctggaacagctgatgctcttatgcatgcttcagtgttgcttatcttagtcctgtattgatgctttgcctgtttgttcATCGGCGGTCATAGAGGGATCTCTTATACCTGTCCGGGTTAgtctcgctccttgaaagcggcagctctaccctttagcttagtgcgaatgttgcctgtaatccatggcttttggttggggtatgtacgtacggtcactgggGACAACGTCAattatgcacttattgatgaagccagtaactgtagtgtactcctcaatgcctttggaagaatcccggaacatattccagtctgtgctagcaaaacagtcctgtagcttagcatctgtgtcTTCTGACCACTTTATtaaccaagtcactggtgcttcctactttagtttttgcttgtgagCGCGAATCAGGacgatagagttatggtcagatttgccaaatggagggtgagggagagctttgtacacgtctctgtgtgtggagtaaaggtggtctagttgttttccctctggttgcacattttaacatgctggtagaaattaggtaaaacggatttgTTTCCTtgtattaaagtccccggccactaggcgcgctgcctctggatgagcgtttttcTGTTTGCCTATGacctacagctcattgagtgtggtcttagtgccagcatcggtttgtggtggtgaatagacagctacgaaaaaatatagataaactctcttggtaaatagtgtggtctacagcttatcatgagatactcaggcgagcaaaacctcgagacttgcTTAATATTAGATTTCGTGAACCAGccgttgtttacaaatatacacaagCAGCTGCGCAGGTCCAAATCCAGGCATTCGTCATATCCCGTTTGGACTACAGCAAttctctgttggctgggctctccgcttgtgccatcaaacctcTCCACTTTATCCAGAACACAATGCAAATACATTTCTGATTAGAATAACATTACTACACATATCAAGCTAGCgaacagtacgctttaacttgcaatgagaACATCTTCTGgatgagtgtctgctaaattactaaaatgtaaatctgaaatgtcagactACATTGCAAGAACAAATCAGTCTGGTGATGCCTTTTTAAGCACAATGTTCTACTGATTACGGATATACCTTCCATTTTCGCCAAACAGGTACATGGTTTGATAGTGATATGCAGATAGACCTCGTTCATCAAGGTGAATAACATGGGCTCGGGGCAGGCCTATCCATATTGCAGTTATGACATTTTAACCTGTTAATTCTTCCTTTCAGATGTAAACAATGGTTGAATAATTGTCATCGAACTGACTTGGAGCCAAAACCCCCTGAGGAGTTGCACAATTCCTTCAAAATATGTGCAAATCATTTTGAGCCTTCCTTGATCTGTTGTGATGTAAGTATCTACTGAAGAAACCATTTATATTTCCAAAAAGCATTCCTTTTATACTTTCATTCAGTTGTTATATTGTTCAGTAATAGAGGGGACTTGAGTTAGACTATCTATTCAGGAGGTGACTCATCTATGCATTAGCCAATAGACCCAATGAGCAGATTTGGGATGTAGGCTTAAATAGTGTGCAATACCTTATTAACTGTACATTTAAAGTTATGCTATTGCtcattagcaagctagctaagttGCGCCATTGAAACGCCTCCCGAGCTTGCTAGTTAACCTAGCTTGTGCAATATATCATATTGTTTTATGTTAATGTTATCAGAACACAAACTCTTGCACACCGAAAATAAGGTCTTCTCACATGCTTAGGATAATAAAAAACTGTAGTGGAATATGTCTCCCACATGCTGTGTGATGTGAGGTTTAAGTCATgtaccgtaattgctggactattaagcgcacctgaatataaaccgcacccactgaattattaaaaaatatgtattttgtacataaataagccgcacatgtctataagccgcaggtgcctaccggtacattgaaacaaattaacttggtcactatcttcctcttGTGCATTGAAACCACTGAAATCATCTCCTTCgctgtcggagttgaatagcctcagaattgcttaaTCCGATGTTGGATTGTTTTCATTGTCGCCCTCGTCACTTTCATCCAGAGGCAAataccccgctgagctcatgctgccccttcaacacgcagcagtccagccttttgGAACCTgttgatagtggattttttgacaatgctccacgctgtcaggacccactggcagacttgaccataagttgctcttcgcatgcggcccgttttagtgaaggatttctccccacttgtcatccaaacctcccactgaacaaggagcgccaccttaaatgcacgatttacactgatgtcgagtggctgcaaatactttgggccatctgcttttcttccctctgaaagcttttgttgtctttttgcaatgagtcagttcctcacgctgctgtttccaacgtcttatcatcgactcattaaggccaagctcccgtgcagcagctctatttccttttccaacagccagatcgatcgccttcaacttgaaagctgcatcatatgcatttcatttctctgtgtctttgccatgatgagggtgacaaaattaccccattaatcagaatgatgggaagtttgagcgcgctcgatttacgtcacatgtgacggtgctcagttttttggcggcatgaatcttgtgaaaccGGGAAAAATCCATACATTTGcagcgtcattgtataaaccgcgaggttcaaagcaTGGGAATAAAGTAGTGGCTTATAGTCCAGAAATTACGGTATACCTTTGTTGGGACTAGCTTAATCATAATGCACTCAGTTTTTCTGAAGGCCACTGGTAGGTCAACATTGAAAACAAGATTTTATCCGTATTAAAAGGTCATGCTTCTCCCTGGAGGTTCTTACTGGCAGGCATGCAACAGTGGCAATAAAGTAGTCATAATAAGGATTTGCTTGTTTCTTTTTCAGAGCACTTTAAGAACATACTTGAAAGAGGGTGCTATGCCAACCATATTTGATTTTACAACACATTTGAACAATCCATCAGGCCGCAACGGGAATAAGAGAATAAGAGAACCTGTAAGTATTCTGTCATGTTTAAACCACACAATGTTGTACCCCATATAGTCACCCTAACCTGATCTCCGTGTGTGTATCTAGTCATCCTAACCTGATCTCAGTCCGTGTGTGTATCTAGTCATCCTAACCTGATCTCAGTAAGTGTGTGTATCTAGTCATCCTAACCTGATCTCAGTAAGTGTGTGTATCTAGTCATCCTAACCTGATCTCAGTAAGTGTGTGTATCTAGTCATCCTAACCTGATCTCAGTAAGTGTGTGTATCTAGTCATCCTAACCTGATCTCAGTAAGTGTGTGTATCTAGTCATCCTAACCTGATCTCAGTAAGTGTGTGTATCTAGTCATCCTAACCTGATCTCAGTAAGTGTGTGTATCTAGTCATCCTAACCTGATCTCAGTAAGTGTGTGTATCTAGTCATCCTAACCTGATCTCAGTAAGTGTGTGTATCTAGTCATCCTAACCTGATCTAGTCATCCTAACCTGATCTCAGTAAGTGTGTGTATCTAGTCATCCTAACCTGATCTCAGTAAGTGTGTGTATCTAGTCATCCTAACCTGATCTCAGTAAGTGTGTGTATCTAGTCATCCTAACCTGATCAGTGTATAATCTGATCCTATTGCATTAACTCCAGTCTACAGCTAATTATATATTTTATTCCTTTAGAGTGAAGCGGAGTTTGCAACCTTGAAGAAAGCTAAAGGTGATTGGTTTGGTAAATCAATATCTTTTTCTTATTTGTTTTACCATAACAATTTAATATTCTCATATTTAGCAATCTATTTTCCTACCAAAAATGACATTTAAGTAATTGGTTCACAACTTCATGGCAGTGCATAGTCATGTGGTCTGTATTGGGATAGCCCTCTAAGAAAAGTACACCCTTTTAATAGGATATTTGTAGAAATGTCTCAACATATTTATTCAATAAATTTGTTTCAATCGCATGTCCATGTTTTCTCCTTTACTTCAGAAGATGCTCCAACTGAGGTGAAAGATAAGCCAGGAGAGAATAGTGCAACATGTGATCTATTGCAAGAGGACCAAAGGAGAGAGGATGTCTCCAACTCCAAAGCAAAGGAAATCCTTAAAGTCTACTTCAAGGAAACTCTTGCCTTCACTGGATTCAGCATAGGGAACGATGCAAACCCCAGCACTGATGAGCCGATGGGAGGCCACAGGGGACAACAGTCTCTCAACCCCATCTGTGTTGAAAGAATTGACCAGAAAGATGTCCTCCAGTTCAGTGAGAACCTCATGCGGGAGGAGATCCGGAACAGTTTAAGGTTGGCACGCTTTTTCTCCATTCTGCTGCAAGATGTCACAAACATAGAGGGAAAAGATCAGATCCCAGTTTTCATCAGGTCCGTCACTGTGGCAGGTTTCCCTCAGAAACACCTCATGGGGTTCCTGCCCTGTGATGCAGATTCTGAGGGTCTGTTTTACATGCTGCTCTCAGAAATACGGAATAAGTGGGGGCTGCGGATGGAGCATTGTCGAGGACTCACCTACCTGACCACAGGCATTCTATGTCAGAAAATGAAGGATCTCACCAGCAGGATTCTGCAGGAGTTTCCTCAGGTAGTGCTAGCACCTAGTGACCCATACGCCTTTAACATGTGGCTCATCCGCTCCATGCCCATGCCTTCCATCCAGAAGGTTGTGAACACAGTGGAGGAGGTCGCCACAATGCTTAGAGGGTCCCCAGATCTTTGGGAAAGACTGGAAGGGAAGATCAAGTCATCTTACGGCCACCTTAAAGGTGAAGTGGACAGGATCACAGAGGGTTGCCAGAACACCTGGGAGTATGGTGTTGATGCCTTCCACACCATGTTGGACATTCTTGAGCCATTCCTCGCCTGCATCAATGAGGTGTGCTCGGCTGCAAACGCAGACACTGCTACTTGTGAGCAGATGGCCAAGCTCAAGCCGATCCTAAAGAACTTCAATTTCCTCATCACCCTGGTTGTCCTGAAGAATACCCTCTGTTGTGTGAGCATCCTCAACCCGAGTCTCAGGGGAGCCATCAGCATCAGCAGCACCTTGCAGTACACAATCTCCAACGCCTTAAAGCTGGTCAACAAACATCTGCAGGAGATAGCAATATTCCACAGGAAGTGGTTTTCTGACGCAGTGGGCAGGGCTAAAAAGCTGGGGGTGGAGGTCGCTAGGCCGGAGGAGAGCTCACCTGATACTGGTGAGGCAGGTGCAACTGAAACCTCTCTGGAGGATTTCTACAGAGAGACTCTGAGCAGGCAGATCTTACAGTACCTTGTTGCGGAGGTAAAGAGGGTGTTTAGCACTGAGATGGTTCGGATTCTGAGATGGCTCTCGTTGGTGCCGTCTTATATGGCTGACCACAATTTCAGTATCCGCAGGGATAAAGTGGCGGATGCGAACTTGAACAACCTCGCTCGACCTGACACGTTTTACGATGAGCTTGGTTGCTGGGAGGTGAAGTGGAGACATGCTAGCAAGCGGAGGATCCTACCCACAACAGTGTTTGCAACATTGAAAATCCCAGACATTGCATTTTACCCAAATGTGCAGAGCCTGCTGAGAGTTCTGGGCACCATCCCCTGTGTGAACGCAGAGGCAGACGTCTATGGGCAGTACAACATGGTGCTGGAGCGGTACCAGTCTTACCTGATAGCCACACCGGAGGATCAGAGACTGTGCAACATGGCATttgtctatgtcaatcaagatgTGCACTTCAATGTTGAAGACATGGTGGAGTCCTATGTGGAGAAGCATCCTGACATATTGCAGTTGTTGCATATGGTAAATTTATTTTAATATAAAAGTATTTTCCTAGCAATCACACAAACGGAATATTTCGAATCATTTGAAAAACATAAAATGAAGTTACCCTAAGTGGATGTTGAATATTTCTTAACTTTTGTGTTGTTATTTTACTAATATTTGCATTTGTAGGTCCCGGTAACTGAACAAAAGCTGTATTTTGCTAATGCTTTTATTGTTTATGTTCATAGGATGATGAGGTGATGGAGATGCACTCTGCAGCTGGTAAGGAAATAATAGTATTAATATATATTATGTAGTATTTATTGCGCCATGGTGTATATAAAAATATTTGCCTTAATACCCATGTTTATTCATTCATCATGGCTCATGCTCTTGACTGCTTTATTTCAGAACCAGTCTCTGAGAATGATGGAAAACACACTCTAAAGGAGAATGTTGATGAAACACAAAAAGAATCACAGGAAATGGtcttagagatggagagagtggagcAACCGAAATGCGTAGCCTCCGAGACTAATAAGGAGGCGCTCAAATCTGCTCTGCAGGCTGCTGTGACAGCGGCATATAACAGCCAGAGCAGACAGCCTGGTGAGGCCTCTGCTGAACAGGATGGCGAGGTGGAAGACACATTGAAATATGTATCGAAGTCTGAGATGAAAGAAGTTCTCAGAGTATGCGAGGATGCAGTCAGGGAGGGAATACTTTTGGAAGTTGGCACTTCCTTTTTCTCTCTGTTCATCGACCGTGTTGTGAAGTTAGGGGAGAAAAAATATCTTCCCCTCTTCCTCAGGTTTGTGGACAGTTTTGATGTCATGCGATTGGAGCTCATGGGTTTTCTGGATGTGGATCTTGACTGCGATGCCATGTCAGAGCGCATATTGGAAATTGTCACCAAAGAGTGGTGTCTCGATTTGTGTTACTGCAGAGGTCAAGCCTACCTAGGATCTGGTGATGTGTCCTACAAGCTGAAAGCCTTTGCCTGTAAAATCCAGGAAAAGTACCCCCTTGCAATATGCACACACAGCTCTTGTTACTCGTTTAACACATGGTGGTCAAAATCCACCCCTGTGCCGTCAGTCAAACGGGCCCTGGATGTTTTTGAGGAGGTGTTGATGTTTTTTGGGAGCACGCCTATGCTTGAGAAACAGCTGGATCATGTCATTGCATTTGGTCTTAGGGAAAGCTATGAAAAGGTTCAAGAATTGCAGGGTAAGTTCTGTACCGTCTGGCAGGAGAAGCATGATTCCTATGAAGTCTTTGTGCAGATGCTGGAGCCCCTTGTTGAATGTTTGGAGAAAATCAAGACCAACCCACAGAGATGGAAATCCTCACTCTCTCTAAAAGCTGGAGCACTGCTGCGTTTGATAAGGGACTTTGATTTCATTGTTCCCATGGTAGCCCTGAAGAATGCCTCGTCCTTTACCAGGGAGCTGAGTGCAGGACTCCAGAAGGATCATTTTAGCGCAGCATCACAGCTTTGCCAGATCAGTGGTATAGTGGCTACTCTCAACAGGGTCAAAACAAACATCAAGGTCTTTCACCAGAATTGGTTCGACGAAGCCTGTGCCCTTGCCCAGAGTCTGGTTGTGCAGATAAAAGTGCCTGATAATTCATCTGCGGCCAGGGATAGCATGATCAAGCCAGCTCTGTATTACAAAGATTCACTGAGTGTGCCCCTATTGGACAACCTCACCAATGCTGTGAAGGATCATTTCTCTGAGGACCACAAAGAGGCCCTAAACTTCTTATCCCTGGTTCCCTGCTCTGTGACTGTGAGTTACATGTTTGAGATCCTGAGGTCAAAGCCTCCTCTCTACGCCAGTGATCTGCCTGACTCTGACAACTTCTTCACAGAGTTGTGCTGCTGGAGGGTGAAGTGGAAGACCAAAGTTGCGTCAGTGACCATCCCGGACACCATCTTTCAGACTCTCCGTCTGCCACTCATGCAATACTTTGGGAACATCAATACATTGCTGAGGATCATGTCTGTGTTACCCAGCACAGTACTGGAGAACTGTGGGGAAGCGATGCGCCACAAGATGTTCCAGGAATACCTGAGGAACACCAGCTCCAAGGACAGGTCCCCGTGTCTGGCCATGCTGCAGGTGGGAACCAACTTCAGCAGAGATCTGGACCGGATGGTGACTAAGTGCTTGAAAGTCACTCCCCAGGCTTTAGAGGGTTTCTGCTTGGTAAGTTTTCAAAATACATTTCCATG
Above is a genomic segment from Oncorhynchus masou masou isolate Uvic2021 chromosome 12, UVic_Omas_1.1, whole genome shotgun sequence containing:
- the LOC135550672 gene encoding uncharacterized protein LOC135550672 isoform X3; the encoded protein is MDPKMPKRCAAPNCNIYTDKTDVPLFRFPLDPEGCKQWLNNCHRTDLEPKPPEELHNSFKICANHFEPSLICCDSTLRTYLKEGAMPTIFDFTTHLNNPSGRNGNKRIREPSEAEFATLKKAKEDAPTEVKDKPGENSATCDLLQEDQRREDVSNSKAKEILKVYFKETLAFTGFSIGNDANPSTDEPMGGHRGQQSLNPICVERIDQKDVLQFSENLMREEIRNSLRLARFFSILLQDVTNIEGKDQIPVFIRSVTVAGFPQKHLMGFLPCDADSEGLFYMLLSEIRNKWGLRMEHCRGLTYLTTGILCQKMKDLTSRILQEFPQVVLAPSDPYAFNMWLIRSMPMPSIQKVVNTVEEVATMLRGSPDLWERLEGKIKSSYGHLKGEVDRITEGCQNTWEYGVDAFHTMLDILEPFLACINEVCSAANADTATCEQMAKLKPILKNFNFLITLVVLKNTLCCVSILNPSLRGAISISSTLQYTISNALKLVNKHLQEIAIFHRKWFSDAVGRAKKLGVEVARPEESSPDTGEAGATETSLEDFYRETLSRQILQYLVAEVKRVFSTEMVRILRWLSLVPSYMADHNFSIRRDKVADANLNNLARPDTFYDELGCWEVKWRHASKRRILPTTVFATLKIPDIAFYPNVQSLLRVLGTIPCVNAEADVYGQYNMVLERYQSYLIATPEDQRLCNMAFVYVNQDVHFNVEDMVESYVEKHPDILQLLHMDDEVMEMHSAAEPVSENDGKHTLKENVDETQKESQEMVLEMERVEQPKCVASETNKEALKSALQAAVTAAYNSQSRQPGEASAEQDGEVEDTLKYVSKSEMKEVLRVCEDAVREGILLEVGTSFFSLFIDRVVKLGEKKYLPLFLRFVDSFDVMRLELMGFLDVDLDCDAMSERILEIVTKEWCLDLCYCRGQAYLGSGDVSYKLKAFACKIQEKYPLAICTHSSCYSFNTWWSKSTPVPSVKRALDVFEEVLMFFGSTPMLEKQLDHVIAFGLRESYEKVQELQGKFCTVWQEKHDSYEVFVQMLEPLVECLEKIKTNPQRWKSSLSLKAGALLRLIRDFDFIVPMVALKNASSFTRELSAGLQKDHFSAASQLCQISGIVATLNRVKTNIKVFHQNWFDEACALAQSLVVQIKVPDNSSAARDSMIKPALYYKDSLSVPLLDNLTNAVKDHFSEDHKEALNFLSLVPCSVTVSYMFEILRSKPPLYASDLPDSDNFFTELCCWRVKWKTKVASVTIPDTIFQTLRLPLMQYFGNINTLLRIMSVLPSTVLENCGEAMRHKMFQEYLRNTSSKDRSPCLAMLQVGTNFSRDLDRMVTKCLKVTPQALEGFCLDKESKSLMKNSDANMEVDHEKDRTEELENQQSSDKKKDQEMKAVDENGHTGDNRQSLEAVFRQAALLGKNKCQLSELSKEDQDLLIQDLGMCHWFGRDGKFTCKIGEEEMVQLLTKSIREVILSEIQESPFFSLITDKPVVIANKSYLPVFVRYVGQCAPKVELIGFLRFFESCDVDVQAKNLSTTLTEDWGLPMSQCRGQAIMRMGSGCHSLKKMSLEFLERYPLSVITPSESCGLACWLAGSVHCPPVTKMLRIVEDLLLFFDQSPGLEAELAQAVDGLLNTPREALEEIPETCCSRWKKREDFFDLLVDTLEGVLSCLDSVSAHVAGTMSLHAQVLATALRDADFVITLVILKNACSPLRNCSTVFRCGNPADIICEVEKIVPIIETLNKMLDNISTVHSPWFEEAFQLASKVAHQQVCFPEKANSYGSPEMYYRDNLSVPLLSSLVDEMKYNFSDSHLKALKILSLLPTCNPQPISEPIRAESTDKLYSLYLSDLPDPDTAERDISNWASVWKEKYQDLSPPASISEILIHAESQCHPTVTRLLRLVAVLPSVSMEWDLMKTTLNSMRALLKNTVCKGSKTDTVMLLMHYPTIQRLGEVIEKCIEVDPESSPCLEQVKKQIEGLKLESDFRALDVNPDGRHEQAAGTSDQLPAGKLKAEEEAEYYVKVEDAVIKADVVIAEDVVIAEDVVIAEDIVGGGGKVEVCVITEEVMFAEDDVKAVDIVLAEDGVKAEDSIVIVEDGVIGQKQAMSFYDPPVREEILKELWDSQFFTIITERAVEIEGQLYVPLCIRYLEKQDTQCEETVAFIPFSQDTAVLADAIETALSEKLGLNMEYCRGQALLSVGEVGSQMRAVSAVISKKYPLAMRTVSSALSLNVWLARSSPALAAADCAASVENMLQWLTEDTERQTKLEDMIIAMFQHDEGKGNEHRDKLIKNWEKSHEMHELMVELLEVVMLCLNEQKSEESSSGSGQALLYFNKVRNFEFIFSAVVLKNVLSLTKKLSQSLQGKPLDVLLAMNSLPDLLTSLNELKSDIDTHHKAWYEEAVALASKLQITLLHSGLLEPLSQFYKMAVSQKVVEHSIVEVSELFTEKVLSTLRCLEIVPYAMSKVENSSVNAHVFRMYKDDMPDMASLPTEMKSWREKWLDPMSGYLPATVLDTLKASDIRSFSNIETLLRLLVILPFSRRESTFRQGKRSLQGFIQQETRSLSELHPL
- the LOC135550672 gene encoding uncharacterized protein LOC135550672 isoform X4, translated to MDPKMPKRCAAPNCNIYTDKTDVPLFRFPLDPEGCKQWLNNCHRTDLEPKPPEELHNSFKICANHFEPSLICCDSTLRTYLKEGAMPTIFDFTTHLNNPSGRNGNKRIREPSEAEFATLKKAKDAPTEVKDKPGENSATCDLLQEDQRREDVSNSKAKEILKVYFKETLAFTGFSIGNDANPSTDEPMGGHRGQQSLNPICVERIDQKDVLQFSENLMREEIRNSLRLARFFSILLQDVTNIEGKDQIPVFIRSVTVAGFPQKHLMGFLPCDADSEGLFYMLLSEIRNKWGLRMEHCRGLTYLTTGILCQKMKDLTSRILQEFPQVVLAPSDPYAFNMWLIRSMPMPSIQKVVNTVEEVATMLRGSPDLWERLEGKIKSSYGHLKGEVDRITEGCQNTWEYGVDAFHTMLDILEPFLACINEVCSAANADTATCEQMAKLKPILKNFNFLITLVVLKNTLCCVSILNPSLRGAISISSTLQYTISNALKLVNKHLQEIAIFHRKWFSDAVGRAKKLGVEVARPEESSPDTGEAGATETSLEDFYRETLSRQILQYLVAEVKRVFSTEMVRILRWLSLVPSYMADHNFSIRRDKVADANLNNLARPDTFYDELGCWEVKWRHASKRRILPTTVFATLKIPDIAFYPNVQSLLRVLGTIPCVNAEADVYGQYNMVLERYQSYLIATPEDQRLCNMAFVYVNQDVHFNVEDMVESYVEKHPDILQLLHMDDEVMEMHSAAEPVSENDGKHTLKENVDETQKESQEMVLEMERVEQPKCVASETNKEALKSALQAAVTAAYNSQSRQPGEASAEQDGEVEDTLKYVSKSEMKEVLRVCEDAVREGILLEVGTSFFSLFIDRVVKLGEKKYLPLFLRFVDSFDVMRLELMGFLDVDLDCDAMSERILEIVTKEWCLDLCYCRGQAYLGSGDVSYKLKAFACKIQEKYPLAICTHSSCYSFNTWWSKSTPVPSVKRALDVFEEVLMFFGSTPMLEKQLDHVIAFGLRESYEKVQELQGKFCTVWQEKHDSYEVFVQMLEPLVECLEKIKTNPQRWKSSLSLKAGALLRLIRDFDFIVPMVALKNASSFTRELSAGLQKDHFSAASQLCQISGIVATLNRVKTNIKVFHQNWFDEACALAQSLVVQIKVPDNSSAARDSMIKPALYYKDSLSVPLLDNLTNAVKDHFSEDHKEALNFLSLVPCSVTVSYMFEILRSKPPLYASDLPDSDNFFTELCCWRVKWKTKVASVTIPDTIFQTLRLPLMQYFGNINTLLRIMSVLPSTVLENCGEAMRHKMFQEYLRNTSSKDRSPCLAMLQVGTNFSRDLDRMVTKCLKVTPQALEGFCLDKESKSLMKNSDANMEVDHEKDRTEELENQQSSDKKKDQEMKAVDENGHTGDNRQSLEAVFRQAALLGKNKCQLSELSKEDQDLLIQDLGMCHWFGRDGKFTCKIGEEEMVQLLTKSIREVILSEIQESPFFSLITDKPVVIANKSYLPVFVRYVGQCAPKVELIGFLRFFESCDVDVQAKNLSTTLTEDWGLPMSQCRGQAIMRMGSGCHSLKKMSLEFLERYPLSVITPSESCGLACWLAGSVHCPPVTKMLRIVEDLLLFFDQSPGLEAELAQAVDGLLNTPREALEEIPETCCSRWKKREDFFDLLVDTLEGVLSCLDSVSAHVAGTMSLHAQVLATALRDADFVITLVILKNACSPLRNCSTVFRCGNPADIICEVEKIVPIIETLNKMLDNISTVHSPWFEEAFQLASKVAHQQVCFPEKANSYGSPEMYYRDNLSVPLLSSLVDEMKYNFSDSHLKALKILSLLPTCNPQPISEPIRAESTDKLYSLYLSDLPDPDTAERDISNWASVWKEKYQDLSPPASISEILIHAESQCHPTVTRLLRLVAVLPSVSMEWDLMKTTLNSMRALLKNTVCKGSKTDTVMLLMHYPTIQRLGEVIEKCIEVDPESSPCLEQVKKQIEGLKLESDFRALDVNPDGRHEQAAGTSDQLPAGKLKAEEEAEYYVKVEDAVIKADVVIAEDVVIAEDVVIAEDIVGGGGKVEVCVITEEVMFAEDDVKAVDIVLAEDGVKAEDSIVIVEDGVIGQKQAMSFYDPPVREEILKELWDSQFFTIITERAVEIEGQLYVPLCIRYLEKQDTQCEETVAFIPFSQDTAVLADAIETALSEKLGLNMEYCRGQALLSVGEVGSQMRAVSAVISKKYPLAMRTVSSALSLNVWLARSSPALAAADCAASVENMLQWLTEDTERQTKLEDMIIAMFQHDEGKGNEHRDKLIKNWEKSHEMHELMVELLEVVMLCLNEQKSEESSSGSGQALLYFNKVRNFEFIFSAVVLKNVLSLTKKLSQSLQGKPLDVLLAMNSLPDLLTSLNELKSDIDTHHKAWYEEAVALASKLQITLLHSGLLEPLSQFYKMAVSQKVVEHSIVEVSELFTEKVLSTLRCLEIVPYAMSKVENSSVNAHVFRMYKDDMPDMASLPTEMKSWREKWLDPMSGYLPATVLDTLKASDIRSFSNIETLLRLLVILPFSRRESTFRQGKRSLQGFIQQETRSLSELHPL